A single region of the Raphanus sativus cultivar WK10039 chromosome 1, ASM80110v3, whole genome shotgun sequence genome encodes:
- the LOC108845719 gene encoding LOW QUALITY PROTEIN: disease resistance protein RPS6 (The sequence of the model RefSeq protein was modified relative to this genomic sequence to represent the inferred CDS: deleted 2 bases in 1 codon) encodes MASSSSPSSCNWSYDVFPSFSGEDVRKTFLSHFLKELDGKLIIAFKDNEIERSLSIGPELIQAIRDSRIAVVVFSKNYASSTWCLNELLEIVKCKKDLGQLVIPIFYRLDPTHVRKQTGDFGDIFNKTCEYKTEDEKTRWRGALTDVANILGYHIVTGANEASMIEKIANDVLGKLQLSPSDNDFDEFVGIEDHIKKMSSLLSLESEEVRMVGIWGTSGIGKTIIARALFSRLSRQFQSKIFIDRVFISRSNKEGADLVDYNMKLHLQRHFLAELLGKKDIKIDNIGAIEKMLKHRKSLIIIDDLDDQDVLDAIAGRSQWFGNGSRIIVVTKNKHLLRAHGIDNIYEVCLPSYELALEMFCRSAFRKNSPPHGFLELASEVVSRAGNLPLGLSVLGSSLRGREKEDWDDMMPRLRNGLDGKIEKTLRVSYDRLDNRKDEAIFRHIACMFNGEKVDDIKLLLADSNDVKFGLKNLVDKSLIQERYHTVEMHSLLQELGKEIVRTQSVEPGEREFLVDSKDICEVLGDNTGTKKVLGIALNIDESEELDIHESAFKKMRNLLFLKITNKEWYMRREWHLPEGLDYFPPKLRLLCWDNYSGRCLPTKFVPKNLVKIQMQGSKLEKLWDGAHSLTALKNMDLRGSKDLKEIPDLSKATSLETLNLSHCSSLVELPAFIQYLNKLSELDMSFCSSLETIPTGINLKSLHNVNLDGCILLKSFPDISTNISELHLNQTGIEEVPSWIENFSRLGWLYMYGCNSLQRVSLNMTKLKHLHKAEFSDCAALTDGSWNDSSSEVAAMSTDDIQPKFLEDEPSCPPEGYFSMLNLSFINCDNFDPEAMIKQQSALMEMIILGEEVPSYFTHRTTGTSLTNIPLPRISPSQPLFSFRCCAVVDAAGPLSFEIETCFRFVDILGNHVESVDLVRDFSTTKMGSYLVIFDSYFPLMLEEIAALADQLKGGSMDIQFRLVKEDSQLQLKGFGIQFPDRDHSIPG; translated from the exons atggcttcttcttcttccccctCTTCTTGCAATTGGTCATATGATGTATTTCCAAGCTTCAGCGGAGAAGATGTCCGCAAGACATTTCTCAGCCACTTTCTAAAGGAGTTGGATGGGAAACTGATCATTGCTTTCAAAGACAATGAGATTGAGAGAAGCCTATCGATTGGTCCTGAGCTTATACAGGCAATTAGGGATTCAAGAATTGCGGTGGTTGTGTTCTCCAAAAACTATGCCTCTTCAACTTGGTGCCTTAACGAGCTCCTGGAGATCGTGAAATGCAAGAAAGATTTGGGTCAACTTGTGATACCAATTTTCTACCGTTTGGATCCTACTCATGTGAGGAAACAAACAGGAGACTTTGGGGATATCTTTAACAAGACATGCGAATATAAAACAGAGGACGAGAAAACTAGATGGAGAGGAGCTTTGACAGATGTGGCTAATATCCTTGGATATCATATTGTCACTGG GGCTAATGAAGCAAGCATGATCGAAAAAATAGCCAATGATGTTTTAGGTAAACTGCAGTTATCTCCATCAGATAATGATTTTGACGAGTTTGTCGGAATTGAAGATCATATCAAAAAGATGAGTTCGTTGTTGTCCTTGGAATCTGAAGAAGTGAGGATGGTTGGGATATGGGGTACCTCCGGAATTGGCAAGACTATCATCGCAAGAGCTCTATTTAGTAGACTCTCTCGTCAGTTCCAAAGTAAAATTTTCATAGACAGAGTTTTCATATCTAGAAGTAACAAAGAAGGAGCTGATCTAGTTGACTATAACATGAAGCTGCACTTGCAACGACATTTTCTAGCTGAACTTCTAGGTAAAAAGGATATAAAGATAGATAATATAGGTGCAATAGAAAAGATGCTCAAGCACCGAAAATCTCTTATCATTATCGATGATTTGGATGACCAAGACGTGCTAGATGCTATAGCGGGTAGAAGTCAATGGTTTGGAAATGGGAGCAGAATCATTGTGGTTACAAAAAATAAGCATCTCTTAAGGGCTCATGGGATTGATAACATTTACGAGGTGTGTCTCCCATCCTACGAACTTGCTCTTGAGATGTTTTGTCGATCTGCTTTCAGGAAGAACTCTCCACCTCATGGTTTTTTGGAGCTTGCTTCCGAAGTTGTATCTCGTGCAGGTAACCTTCCTTTGGGTCTTAGCGTTTTGGGCTCTTCTTTACGGGGTAGGGAAAAAGAAGACTGGGACGATATGATGCCGAGGCTTCGGAATGGCTTGGATGGAAAAATTGAGAAAACACTAAGAGTCAGTTACGACAGGTTGGATAACAGGAAGGATGAAGCAATATTTCGTCACATTGCATGCATGTTCAATGGCGAGAAAGTCGATGACATCAAACTGCTACTAGCCGATAGTAAC GATGTTAAATTTGGGCTTAAAAACCTAGTTGATAAATCCCTCATCCAAGAAAGATACCATACTGTAGAGATGCACTCTTTGCTTCAAGAACTCGGTAAAGAGATTGTCCGTACACAATCGGTTGAGCCTGGTGAACGGGAATTCCTTGTGGATTCTAAAGATATCTGCGAAGTACTTGGAGACAACACT GGTACTAAAAAGGTGTTGGGTATAGCATTGAATATAGATGAGTCTGAGGAACTGGATATACATGAGAGCGCCTTCAAAAAAATGCGCAATCTcctttttctaaaaattacaaataaggAATGGTACATGAGGAGAGAATGGCACTTACCGGAAGGCTTAGACTATTTTCCCCCTAAACTGAGACTATTGTGTTGGGATAATTATTCAGGGAGATGTTTGCCTACTAAATTTGTTCCTAAAAATCTTGTCAAGATCCAGATGCAGGGGAGCAAACTCGAGAAGCTGTGGGATGGAGCTCAT TCACTTACAGCGCTTAAGAATATGGATTTGAGGGGATCTAAGGATTTGAAAGAAATTCCAGATCTTTCAAAGGCCACTAGTCTCGAGACCCTTAATCTGAGCCACTGTTCAAGTTTGGTGGAGCTCCCTGCCTTCATTCAGTATCTCAATAAACTGAGTGAATTGGACATGTCATTCTGCAGCAGTCTGGAGACTATTCCCACCGGAATCAACCTCAAATCTCTCCACAACGTCAATCTTGATGGATGCATTCTGTTGAAGAGTTTTCCCGACATCTCAACCAACATCTCAGAGCTCCATCTAAACCAAACAGGGATTGAAGAGGTTCCTTCGTGGATCGAAAACTTCTCTCGCCTCGGCTGGCTATATATGTATGGGTGCAACAGTTTACAACGTGTGTCCCTTAACATGACGAAACTGAAGCATCTTCATAAGGCTGAGTTTTCAGATTGCGCGGCGCTGACTGATGGTAGCTGGAATGATAGCTCAAGTGAGGTGGCGGCCATGTCAACAGACGATATTCAGCCAAAGTTCCTTGAAGATGAGCCTTCCTGTCCTCCAGAGGGCTATTTCTCAATGTTGAACCTTAGTTTCATCAACTGTGACAACTTCGATCCAGAAGCTATGATTAAACAACAATCAGCTTTGATGGAAATGATTATATTAGGTGAAGAAGTGCCTTCTTATTTCACTCATCGTACCACTGGAACCTCTCTCACCAATATCCCTCTGCCTCGCATCTCTCCCTCACAACCACTCTTCAGTTTTAGATGTTGCGCCGTGGTTGATGCTGCGGGACCTCTTTCATTTGAGATCGAGACTTGTTTTCGGTTCGTAGACATACTCGGGAACCATGTGGAATCTGTTGACTTAGTGCGAGACTTCTCAACAACGAAGATGGGTAGTTATCTGGTTATATTCGACTCTTACTTCCCTCTTATGCTTGAAGAAATTGCTGCTCTAGCTGATCAGCTTAAGGGCGGTTCCATGGATATACAGTTTCGTCTCGTTAAAGAAGACTCTCAGCTTCAATTAAAAGGTTTTGGTATACAATTTCCCGATCGAGATCACTCAATCCCTGGATG A